From a region of the Parus major isolate Abel chromosome 6, Parus_major1.1, whole genome shotgun sequence genome:
- the CCNJ gene encoding cyclin-J, whose protein sequence is MELEAQWWTGQLAADIHQALRYKELKLPSYKGQSPQLHLRRYFADLIAIVSNRFRLCPAARHLAVYLLDLFMDRYDISTQQLHVVALSCLLLASKFEEKEDSVPKLEQLNSLGCMTNMNLVLTKQNLLHMELLLLETFQWNLCLPTAAHFIDYYLSIAVHETDLHDGWPMVCLEKTKLYMAKYADYFLEVSLQDHEFLNYAPSLVATACVASSRIILRLSPTWPTRLHHLTAYSWDFLVPCIERLLIAHDNDVKEANKQKGQQTQSAQHAVFQPPAPSAQQANAQQHVPQYLQAHQSSLQYHHPASQQQNCQQILSSTHTASYPLQTCPAALQTSAQARGHLQTGAAMSLAVPLEVKPCISVSYNRTYQVNGRYSCITPCFER, encoded by the exons ATGGAGCTGGAGGCACAGTGGTGGACAGGACAGCTGGCGGCCGATATCCACCAAGCGCTTCGATACAAG GAGCTGAAGCTGCCCTCTTACAAAGGCCAGTCTCCCCAGTTACACTTGAGAAGATACTTTGCAGACCTGATTGCCATTGTGAGCAACAGGTTCAGACTCTGTCCTGCTGCACGACATCTGGCTGTGTATCTGTTGGACCTCTTCATGGACCGCTATGACATATCCACACAGCAACTGCATGTGGTTGCTCTTTCCTGTTTACTTCTAGCAA GTaaatttgaagaaaaggaagacagTGTTCCCAAACTTGAACAGTTGAACAGCTTGGGTTGTATGACTAACATGAATTTGGTACtaacaaaacagaatttgctTCATATGGAGTTGTTGTTGCTAGAAacatttcagtggaatttgTGCCTCCCAACTGCTGCTCATTTCATCGACTATTATCTTTCTATTGCTGTCCATGAGACTGATCTTCATGATGGCTGGCCAATGGTTTGCTTAGAGAAGACTAAGTTATATATGGCAAAATATGCTGATTACTTTCTGGAAGTATCTTTGCAAG ATCATGAATTCTTAAATTATGCCCCTTCTTTAGTTGCTACTGCATGTGTAGCTTCTTCAAGGATTATCTTGCGTCTCTCACCCACGTGGCCTACGCGGTTGCATCACCTGACTGCCTACTCCTGGGACTTCCTGGTGCCATGTATTGAGCGACTCTTAAT TGCGCATGATAACGATGTGAAGGAAGCAAACAAGCAGAAAGGACAACAGACTCAGTCAGCCCAACACGCTGTGTTTCAGCCCCCAGCTCCAAGTGCCCAGCAGGCCAATGCTCAGCAGCACGTACCACAGTATCTGCAGGCTCATCAGTCTTCCTTACAGTACCACCACCCAGCatcacagcagcaaaactgccAGCAGATCTTATCATCCACTCACACAGCCTCTTACCCACTCCAGACTTGCCCTGCTGCCTTACAGACCAGTGCTCAGGCTCGAGGCCACCTCCAGACTGGCGCTGCCATGTCGCTGGCTGTGCCCCTGGAAGTGAAGCCATGTATAAGTGTCTCCTACAACCGGACGTATCAAGTGAATGGACGATATTCCTGTATTACTCCCTGCTTTGAGAGGTGA